The Mycolicibacterium parafortuitum nucleotide sequence CAGCTCGTGGGTGCAGGACCGGGACAGCCCGGTGATGTAAAAGCTCACCGACGCGTGCTCGAGCACCGAGAAGTGCCCGACGTCGATGATGTGGCGGACGTAGCCGGCGTTGGTGGCGGTCCGCGGGTTGGGCTTGGACCAGCTCTGATAACAGGCGCGGCCGGCGAACTCCACCAGCGCGGCGCCGCCGTCGGCGTCGGTGCTCCACGGCACGTCCGGCGGTGCCGAGAACTCGGTCTTGGCGATCAGCTGCACCCGCAGCGGCGCGATCTCGGCCACCGGCTGAGCCTAGAGGGTGATCAGGCGATCGCGCGGAACCTAGGCCTCGGCGAAGTCGGCTCCGTCGAGATCGCTGTGCACCACACGGTTGCCGCCCGCGCGCTTGGACACATACATCGCGGCGTCAGCGGCCTCGATGAGCCGGTCGATGTAGTCGTTTTCGATGCCGGACCCCCAGTCCATCCGCGCGCTGCACACGCCGATGCTCGCGGTGATGGCGAACGGGCTGTCGTCGATGCCCTGGCGGATCAGCTCCGCGGTCCTGCGCTGCAGCACGGGCAGGTCGACGTCAGCGATGACGAACTCCTCGCCGCCGAGCCGCCCGATCACCGCACTGACTCCGGTGTGCCGGCGCAGGACGTCGGCGACGTCGACCAGCGCGGCGTCACCGATCGCGTGGCCTCGGGTGTCGTTGAGACTCTTGAACTTGTCGAGGTCGATGACCATCACGTTGATCGCGGCGTCGACCGCGTGGGTGTCGGCGAGCAGCTTGTTGACCGCGCTGTAGAACGACCGCCGGTTCGCCAGCCCGGTGAGCGGGTCGCGGTCGGCGGCGCGCAGGTCGGTGTGCAGCGAGTGCAACAGCGAGTGGATACCGAACGGCACGCCGGCGTTGAGCGCGATCACGTTGACCGCGGCGGCGGCCGTCAGCGCCACGTCGCCGGTGTCGGCGATCAGCCGTGCCGCCGTGATCGCCGCGCACGTGACGGCGACCAGGAAGTTGGCGGCGACGTGCCGGACCGAGTGGAAGTACGCGAGGAATCCGCCGATCACCGCGAACAGCGTGCAGCCCATCAGCCCCGAGTACGGGTTCGACAGCGCAAGGCAGCCCGCCGCGATCCCTGCGCAGCACAGCACGTTGTACACCAGCGCCTGCCGTCGGCTGGGCCAGCGGAACAACCAGAACAGTGACGCACCCGCCCCG carries:
- a CDS encoding GGDEF domain-containing protein — encoded protein: MFTVLLAMLPLMMMASPSGPDTTLGRAAVSASAAAGAGASLFWLFRWPSRRQALVYNVLCCAGIAAGCLALSNPYSGLMGCTLFAVIGGFLAYFHSVRHVAANFLVAVTCAAITAARLIADTGDVALTAAAAVNVIALNAGVPFGIHSLLHSLHTDLRAADRDPLTGLANRRSFYSAVNKLLADTHAVDAAINVMVIDLDKFKSLNDTRGHAIGDAALVDVADVLRRHTGVSAVIGRLGGEEFVIADVDLPVLQRRTAELIRQGIDDSPFAITASIGVCSARMDWGSGIENDYIDRLIEAADAAMYVSKRAGGNRVVHSDLDGADFAEA